Proteins from a genomic interval of Danio rerio strain Tuebingen ecotype United States chromosome 4, GRCz12tu, whole genome shotgun sequence:
- the apex1 gene encoding DNA repair nuclease APEX1 isoform 1 (isoform 1 is encoded by transcript variant 1; The RefSeq protein has 1 substitution compared to this genomic sequence) gives MHFALCRSRTLCVRVCAVSFFRVCGLKTTVNMPKRAKKNEEGVDGESDNGTAAAKKEKKGKEPEAPILYEDPPEKLTSKDGRAANMKITSWNVDGLRAWVKKNGLDWVRKEDPDILCLQETKCAEKALPADITGMPEYPHKYWAGSEDKEGYSGVAMLCKTEPLNVTYGIGKEEHDKEGRVITAEFPDFFLVTAYVPNASRGLVRLDYRKTWDVDFRAYLCGLDARKPLVLCGDLNVAHQEIDLKNPKGNRKNAGFTPEEREGFTQLLEAGFTDSFRELYPDQAYAYTFWTYMMNARSKNVGWRLDYFVLSSALLPGLCDSKIRNTAMGSDHCPITLFLAV, from the exons ATGCATTTTGCTTTATGCAGATCACGCACTTTAT GTGTACGTGTGTGTGCTGTCAGTTTCTTTCGTGTGTGTGGCCTGAAAACAACTGTAAACATGCCCAAAAGAGCCAAGAAGAACGAGGAAGGTGTTGATGGAGAGGCTGACAATGGAACTG CAGctgcaaagaaagagaaaaaggggAAGGAGCCCGAGGCCCCCATTCTGTATGAAGATCCTCCAGAAAAGCTGACCAGTAAGGACGGCCGGGCAGCCAATATGAAGATCACCTCCTGGAATGTGGACGGCCTGCGGGCGTGGGTCAAAAAGAACGGACTTGAT TGGGTGCGGAAGGAGGATCCAGACATCCTGTGTCTGCAGGAAACCAAGTGTGCTGAGAAAGCTCTGCCGGCGGACATCACTGGCATGCCAGAGTATCCACACAAATACTGGGCAGGATCAGAGGATAAGGAGGGCTACAGTGGAGTGGCCATGCTCTGCAAGACCGAACCACTCAATGTCACCTATGGCATTG GTAAAGAGGAGCACGATAAAGAGGGCCGGGTCATCACTGCCGAGTTTCCTGATTTCTTCCTGGTCACGGCGTACGTGCCTAATGCCAGTCGTGGTTTAGTGCGGCTTGACTACCGCAAGACTTGGGATGTGGATTTCCGAGCCTACCTGTGCGGTTTAGACGCGCGCAAACCCCTGGTGCTGTGTGGAGATCTGAACGTGGCCCACCAGGAGATCGATCTGAAAAACCCCAAGGGAAACCGCAAGAACGCGGGCTTCACCCCTGAGGAACGGGAGGGCTTCACACAGCTCCTGGAGGCCGGCTTTACTGATAGTTTTCGGGAGCTCTATCCAGATCAGGCCTACGCCTACACCTTCTGGACCTACATGATGAACGCTCGCTCCAAAAACGTGGGTTGGCGTTTGGACTACTTTGTGCTGTCGTCTGCTTTGCTGCCGGGTTTGTGCGACAGCAAGATCCGAAACACAGCCATGGGAAGTGATCACTGTCCTATTACCTTGTTTTTGGCAGTGTAG
- the apex1 gene encoding DNA repair nuclease APEX1 isoform 2 (isoform 2 is encoded by transcript variant 2; The RefSeq protein has 1 substitution compared to this genomic sequence), which yields MHFALCRSRTLCVRVCAVSFFRVCGLKTTVNMPKRAKKNEEGVDGESDNGTAAKKEKKGKEPEAPILYEDPPEKLTSKDGRAANMKITSWNVDGLRAWVKKNGLDWVRKEDPDILCLQETKCAEKALPADITGMPEYPHKYWAGSEDKEGYSGVAMLCKTEPLNVTYGIGKEEHDKEGRVITAEFPDFFLVTAYVPNASRGLVRLDYRKTWDVDFRAYLCGLDARKPLVLCGDLNVAHQEIDLKNPKGNRKNAGFTPEEREGFTQLLEAGFTDSFRELYPDQAYAYTFWTYMMNARSKNVGWRLDYFVLSSALLPGLCDSKIRNTAMGSDHCPITLFLAV from the exons ATGCATTTTGCTTTATGCAGATCACGCACTTTAT GTGTACGTGTGTGTGCTGTCAGTTTCTTTCGTGTGTGTGGCCTGAAAACAACTGTAAACATGCCCAAAAGAGCCAAGAAGAACGAGGAAGGTGTTGATGGAGAGGCTGACAATGGAACTG ctgcaaagaaagagaaaaaggggAAGGAGCCCGAGGCCCCCATTCTGTATGAAGATCCTCCAGAAAAGCTGACCAGTAAGGACGGCCGGGCAGCCAATATGAAGATCACCTCCTGGAATGTGGACGGCCTGCGGGCGTGGGTCAAAAAGAACGGACTTGAT TGGGTGCGGAAGGAGGATCCAGACATCCTGTGTCTGCAGGAAACCAAGTGTGCTGAGAAAGCTCTGCCGGCGGACATCACTGGCATGCCAGAGTATCCACACAAATACTGGGCAGGATCAGAGGATAAGGAGGGCTACAGTGGAGTGGCCATGCTCTGCAAGACCGAACCACTCAATGTCACCTATGGCATTG GTAAAGAGGAGCACGATAAAGAGGGCCGGGTCATCACTGCCGAGTTTCCTGATTTCTTCCTGGTCACGGCGTACGTGCCTAATGCCAGTCGTGGTTTAGTGCGGCTTGACTACCGCAAGACTTGGGATGTGGATTTCCGAGCCTACCTGTGCGGTTTAGACGCGCGCAAACCCCTGGTGCTGTGTGGAGATCTGAACGTGGCCCACCAGGAGATCGATCTGAAAAACCCCAAGGGAAACCGCAAGAACGCGGGCTTCACCCCTGAGGAACGGGAGGGCTTCACACAGCTCCTGGAGGCCGGCTTTACTGATAGTTTTCGGGAGCTCTATCCAGATCAGGCCTACGCCTACACCTTCTGGACCTACATGATGAACGCTCGCTCCAAAAACGTGGGTTGGCGTTTGGACTACTTTGTGCTGTCGTCTGCTTTGCTGCCGGGTTTGTGCGACAGCAAGATCCGAAACACAGCCATGGGAAGTGATCACTGTCCTATTACCTTGTTTTTGGCAGTGTAG
- the apex1 gene encoding DNA repair nuclease APEX1 isoform 4 (isoform 4 is encoded by transcript variant 4; The RefSeq protein has 1 substitution compared to this genomic sequence) has protein sequence MPKRAKKNEEGVDGESDNGTAAKKEKKGKEPEAPILYEDPPEKLTSKDGRAANMKITSWNVDGLRAWVKKNGLDWVRKEDPDILCLQETKCAEKALPADITGMPEYPHKYWAGSEDKEGYSGVAMLCKTEPLNVTYGIGKEEHDKEGRVITAEFPDFFLVTAYVPNASRGLVRLDYRKTWDVDFRAYLCGLDARKPLVLCGDLNVAHQEIDLKNPKGNRKNAGFTPEEREGFTQLLEAGFTDSFRELYPDQAYAYTFWTYMMNARSKNVGWRLDYFVLSSALLPGLCDSKIRNTAMGSDHCPITLFLAV, from the exons ATGCCCAAAAGAGCCAAGAAGAACGAGGAAGGTGTTGATGGAGAGGCTGACAATGGAACTG ctgcaaagaaagagaaaaaggggAAGGAGCCCGAGGCCCCCATTCTGTATGAAGATCCTCCAGAAAAGCTGACCAGTAAGGACGGCCGGGCAGCCAATATGAAGATCACCTCCTGGAATGTGGACGGCCTGCGGGCGTGGGTCAAAAAGAACGGACTTGAT TGGGTGCGGAAGGAGGATCCAGACATCCTGTGTCTGCAGGAAACCAAGTGTGCTGAGAAAGCTCTGCCGGCGGACATCACTGGCATGCCAGAGTATCCACACAAATACTGGGCAGGATCAGAGGATAAGGAGGGCTACAGTGGAGTGGCCATGCTCTGCAAGACCGAACCACTCAATGTCACCTATGGCATTG GTAAAGAGGAGCACGATAAAGAGGGCCGGGTCATCACTGCCGAGTTTCCTGATTTCTTCCTGGTCACGGCGTACGTGCCTAATGCCAGTCGTGGTTTAGTGCGGCTTGACTACCGCAAGACTTGGGATGTGGATTTCCGAGCCTACCTGTGCGGTTTAGACGCGCGCAAACCCCTGGTGCTGTGTGGAGATCTGAACGTGGCCCACCAGGAGATCGATCTGAAAAACCCCAAGGGAAACCGCAAGAACGCGGGCTTCACCCCTGAGGAACGGGAGGGCTTCACACAGCTCCTGGAGGCCGGCTTTACTGATAGTTTTCGGGAGCTCTATCCAGATCAGGCCTACGCCTACACCTTCTGGACCTACATGATGAACGCTCGCTCCAAAAACGTGGGTTGGCGTTTGGACTACTTTGTGCTGTCGTCTGCTTTGCTGCCGGGTTTGTGCGACAGCAAGATCCGAAACACAGCCATGGGAAGTGATCACTGTCCTATTACCTTGTTTTTGGCAGTGTAG
- the apex1 gene encoding DNA repair nuclease APEX1 isoform 3 (isoform 3 is encoded by transcript variant 3; The RefSeq protein has 1 substitution compared to this genomic sequence), producing the protein MPKRAKKNEEGVDGESDNGTAAAKKEKKGKEPEAPILYEDPPEKLTSKDGRAANMKITSWNVDGLRAWVKKNGLDWVRKEDPDILCLQETKCAEKALPADITGMPEYPHKYWAGSEDKEGYSGVAMLCKTEPLNVTYGIGKEEHDKEGRVITAEFPDFFLVTAYVPNASRGLVRLDYRKTWDVDFRAYLCGLDARKPLVLCGDLNVAHQEIDLKNPKGNRKNAGFTPEEREGFTQLLEAGFTDSFRELYPDQAYAYTFWTYMMNARSKNVGWRLDYFVLSSALLPGLCDSKIRNTAMGSDHCPITLFLAV; encoded by the exons ATGCCCAAAAGAGCCAAGAAGAACGAGGAAGGTGTTGATGGAGAGGCTGACAATGGAACTG CAGctgcaaagaaagagaaaaaggggAAGGAGCCCGAGGCCCCCATTCTGTATGAAGATCCTCCAGAAAAGCTGACCAGTAAGGACGGCCGGGCAGCCAATATGAAGATCACCTCCTGGAATGTGGACGGCCTGCGGGCGTGGGTCAAAAAGAACGGACTTGAT TGGGTGCGGAAGGAGGATCCAGACATCCTGTGTCTGCAGGAAACCAAGTGTGCTGAGAAAGCTCTGCCGGCGGACATCACTGGCATGCCAGAGTATCCACACAAATACTGGGCAGGATCAGAGGATAAGGAGGGCTACAGTGGAGTGGCCATGCTCTGCAAGACCGAACCACTCAATGTCACCTATGGCATTG GTAAAGAGGAGCACGATAAAGAGGGCCGGGTCATCACTGCCGAGTTTCCTGATTTCTTCCTGGTCACGGCGTACGTGCCTAATGCCAGTCGTGGTTTAGTGCGGCTTGACTACCGCAAGACTTGGGATGTGGATTTCCGAGCCTACCTGTGCGGTTTAGACGCGCGCAAACCCCTGGTGCTGTGTGGAGATCTGAACGTGGCCCACCAGGAGATCGATCTGAAAAACCCCAAGGGAAACCGCAAGAACGCGGGCTTCACCCCTGAGGAACGGGAGGGCTTCACACAGCTCCTGGAGGCCGGCTTTACTGATAGTTTTCGGGAGCTCTATCCAGATCAGGCCTACGCCTACACCTTCTGGACCTACATGATGAACGCTCGCTCCAAAAACGTGGGTTGGCGTTTGGACTACTTTGTGCTGTCGTCTGCTTTGCTGCCGGGTTTGTGCGACAGCAAGATCCGAAACACAGCCATGGGAAGTGATCACTGTCCTATTACCTTGTTTTTGGCAGTGTAG